A genome region from Methylohalobius crimeensis 10Ki includes the following:
- a CDS encoding sigma 54-interacting transcriptional regulator encodes MIKPSFASLDPVLFLQTFVLELLHACEQHGNPQEEYIEHIAHSAGRFFEESYRNDFELEAPLDVERYVDLILGLKNRIGGNFSLDSSEPGCVRVINTRCPFGEGVKNFPELCRMTSSVFGGIAARNFGYAKVDIAECIARDHGRCRVCIHLNREDARDQPGKEYLKPQESRQNREEISTLKSQIETQLHKLWLQTSKTKATKGNLPEPPGIIAESPPMRRMVKAIHKLAPTDATVLIQGETGVGKELIAKAIHAMSPRANRPFIAINCGAIPETLIESTLFGHEKGAFTGAIDIHQGVFERAEGGTLFLDEVDALSPAAQIRLLRVLQESEIERVGGRRVIHVDVRILAATNRNLEEVVREGDFREDLFFRIHVVRLSMPPLRRRTEDLPALVQLILQRLGKKYRRPISGVSRTVMDQIRHYAWPGNVRELENTLERSFLFSDEAELTHLDIAAPTNASPPSWRQLKEQVLTEAEKNYLLESLHHHRGNVDAVAQAMGLTPRSIYLKLKQHGLTAAAYRG; translated from the coding sequence ATGATCAAGCCTTCTTTTGCCTCCCTCGATCCGGTGTTATTCCTGCAAACTTTCGTCCTGGAACTGCTTCACGCGTGCGAACAGCACGGCAATCCGCAAGAAGAATACATCGAGCACATCGCTCACAGCGCCGGACGTTTTTTCGAGGAAAGCTATCGCAATGATTTCGAACTCGAAGCCCCGCTCGACGTGGAGCGCTATGTGGACTTGATTCTGGGCTTGAAAAACCGGATCGGAGGCAATTTTTCTCTCGACTCCAGCGAACCGGGGTGCGTTCGGGTCATCAATACCCGCTGTCCCTTCGGCGAGGGAGTGAAAAATTTCCCGGAACTCTGCCGCATGACCTCGAGCGTGTTTGGCGGCATCGCGGCGCGGAATTTCGGCTATGCCAAGGTGGATATCGCCGAATGCATCGCCCGGGATCATGGACGCTGCCGGGTTTGCATCCATCTGAACCGGGAAGACGCCCGGGATCAACCGGGCAAGGAATACCTCAAACCCCAGGAAAGCCGCCAGAACCGGGAAGAAATCAGCACCTTGAAATCCCAGATTGAAACCCAGTTGCACAAATTATGGCTGCAGACCAGCAAGACCAAAGCCACCAAAGGCAACTTGCCCGAACCGCCGGGAATCATCGCCGAATCCCCGCCGATGCGGCGGATGGTCAAGGCGATTCATAAACTCGCCCCCACCGACGCCACGGTCTTGATTCAGGGCGAAACCGGGGTCGGCAAGGAGCTGATCGCCAAAGCGATTCACGCCATGAGTCCCCGCGCCAACCGCCCTTTCATCGCCATCAACTGCGGAGCGATCCCGGAAACCCTGATCGAGAGCACTTTATTCGGGCATGAGAAAGGCGCTTTCACCGGCGCGATCGACATCCATCAGGGAGTCTTCGAACGGGCCGAAGGCGGTACCCTCTTTCTGGACGAAGTCGACGCCCTCTCTCCCGCCGCGCAAATCCGGCTGCTGAGGGTGCTGCAGGAAAGCGAAATCGAGCGGGTCGGCGGCCGACGCGTCATTCACGTGGACGTCCGCATTCTCGCCGCCACCAACCGCAACCTGGAAGAAGTGGTGCGGGAAGGAGATTTCCGCGAAGATCTGTTCTTCCGAATCCACGTGGTCCGGCTTTCCATGCCGCCTCTACGGCGGCGGACCGAAGACCTGCCCGCATTGGTCCAACTCATCCTGCAACGACTGGGCAAAAAGTATCGCCGACCGATCAGCGGCGTGAGCCGGACCGTGATGGATCAAATCCGCCATTACGCTTGGCCGGGCAATGTCAGGGAACTGGAAAATACCTTGGAACGCAGCTTTTTATTCTCGGATGAAGCGGAGCTGACCCACCTGGATATAGCCGCCCCGACGAATGCGTCTCCGCCCAGCTGGCGACAACTCAAGGAACAAGTCTTAACCGAAGCGGAAAAGAATTATCTGTTGGAATCCCTGCACCATCACCGCGGCAACGTGGACGCCGTCGCCCAAGCGATGGGATTGACTCCCCGCTCCATCTATTTGAAATTGAAACAGCACGGATTGACGGCGGCGGCTTATCGGGGTTGA
- a CDS encoding PilZ domain-containing protein: protein MSERRKEPRVPVLIPLRVHDQGSGEVLGELANLSRRGMMLLGQRSIEPNRVFQVEIALPESRDLATNRLGLGIESLWTERDEGDGRYWIGFEIIDFAPQAAELLEQLIDQFS from the coding sequence ATGTCGGAACGCCGAAAAGAACCTCGAGTCCCCGTGTTGATCCCTCTCCGGGTTCATGATCAAGGTTCGGGGGAAGTCCTGGGGGAATTGGCCAATTTGTCCCGGCGTGGCATGATGTTGCTCGGCCAACGTTCGATCGAACCTAATCGAGTCTTTCAGGTGGAGATTGCCTTGCCGGAAAGCCGGGACTTGGCGACGAATCGTCTTGGCCTCGGCATAGAAAGCCTTTGGACCGAACGGGACGAGGGGGACGGCCGATACTGGATAGGCTTTGAAATCATCGATTTTGCTCCGCAGGCGGCTGAATTGTTGGAACAGTTGATCGACCAATTCAGTTGA
- the rimI gene encoding ribosomal protein S18-alanine N-acetyltransferase: protein MDEILATLKRWVGSDAQRAFYERYCPEAVKKVAFEIRPMKKKDLKAVAAIEESAYPFPWPVEIFKSCLKVGYSCWVGEMGDEVIAYGILSVGAGEAHVMNICVSPRWQGAGYGQRMMECLIQAAKEKRADMVLLEVRPSNEAAVNLYYRLGFNDIGRRKDYYPAEAGKREDALVLARTL from the coding sequence ATGGATGAAATTTTAGCGACCTTGAAACGTTGGGTCGGCAGCGATGCCCAACGGGCGTTTTATGAACGCTATTGTCCCGAGGCGGTGAAGAAAGTGGCTTTTGAGATCAGACCCATGAAAAAAAAGGACTTGAAGGCCGTGGCCGCCATTGAGGAGTCCGCCTACCCCTTCCCTTGGCCCGTGGAGATTTTCAAAAGTTGCCTCAAGGTCGGTTATTCCTGCTGGGTGGGAGAGATGGGGGACGAAGTGATCGCCTACGGGATTCTTTCCGTCGGGGCGGGGGAAGCCCATGTGATGAATATTTGCGTCTCGCCAAGATGGCAGGGAGCGGGCTATGGCCAGCGGATGATGGAATGTCTTATTCAAGCGGCGAAAGAGAAGCGTGCCGACATGGTGCTGTTGGAAGTGCGTCCCAGCAATGAAGCGGCGGTGAATCTTTATTATCGGCTGGGGTTCAACGATATCGGTCGGCGCAAGGATTATTATCCGGCGGAAGCCGGCAAGCGGGAAGATGCCCTCGTGTTGGCCAGAACGCTCTGA
- a CDS encoding TonB-dependent receptor → MKNIFPPRRLAVGIALALMAPVAGAEEAVELEKMDIVGETPLGGIGVPVSQIPANIQTVTGQELEKDHSFSISDYFRNHLGSVSVNDAQNNPFQPDIQYRGFTASPLLGLPQGMSIYLNGVRFNEPFGDTVNWDLIPEGAIERMELHPGSDPVYGLNTLGGALAIRSKTGFSFPYHQFEGYAGSWGRHNEELSSGWNNGTVGYFLHLRHFEEDGWRDLSPTQVKQAFGVLSWRGDKSELNLTLSGTDSELIGNGAIPIQLFQEEQNAIFTHPDETLNRMFFSNLDGNFWVNDHIQVSANAYYRFNQTRTFNGDDTDFERCDDDTDFMCEEDEDEILEDVFGNPIAWSPMVDSATNNSSKTRQRGYGTQLQTAFLYDLFGMKNRFVTGFSFDQAQTHFQSDTELARLTNNRGTEGSGIKEMESRVRLDGEVTHFGGYFIEQLSPIDDLTLSVSGRYNATHIDLRDNFGTELNGKHTFNRFNPSAGITYDFMPEVSVYGRYSVGTRAPSPMELSCADPEAPCKLPNAFLADPPLDQVVTRSWEAGFRGTFDEISLGDSVSTRFHWHTGYFLTKNHDDILFISAGDLTSEGFFSNVGTTRRQGLEANLTGELDNQLTGMWLQKLRYGFHYTYLDATFRTPFSAPSPNNPSAVDDRIQVSRGDRVPGVPEHMFKFNMDVDILPQLSLGLSGIYNSNRYFRGDEANLNDPVPGYWVFNLRSEYRFNRYVQVFLRVDNLFDKRYTTMGLYGEPDEVLGDDYEDARFVGPAAPRGIWGGIRLQI, encoded by the coding sequence GTGAAGAATATCTTTCCGCCCAGGCGGTTGGCGGTCGGAATAGCGCTAGCCTTGATGGCGCCGGTGGCCGGCGCCGAAGAGGCGGTGGAACTGGAAAAGATGGATATCGTGGGGGAAACCCCTTTGGGCGGTATCGGCGTGCCCGTGTCTCAGATCCCCGCGAATATTCAGACCGTTACCGGGCAGGAACTGGAAAAGGACCACAGTTTCTCCATCAGCGATTATTTCCGCAACCACCTGGGAAGCGTTTCGGTCAACGACGCCCAGAACAATCCCTTCCAACCCGATATTCAGTATCGTGGCTTTACCGCCTCGCCCTTGTTGGGGTTGCCTCAGGGGATGAGCATTTATCTCAACGGAGTGCGCTTCAACGAACCGTTCGGCGATACGGTCAATTGGGATCTGATCCCTGAAGGAGCCATCGAGCGGATGGAACTGCATCCCGGTTCCGATCCGGTGTACGGCCTCAATACCTTGGGCGGCGCCCTCGCCATTCGGAGCAAAACCGGTTTTTCGTTTCCCTATCATCAATTTGAGGGGTATGCCGGTTCCTGGGGGCGGCATAATGAAGAGCTGTCCAGCGGATGGAACAATGGTACGGTAGGTTATTTTCTGCATCTTCGCCATTTCGAAGAAGACGGTTGGCGCGACTTATCCCCCACCCAGGTAAAACAGGCTTTCGGTGTCTTGAGTTGGCGGGGCGACAAAAGCGAGCTCAACTTGACTCTCTCCGGCACCGACAGCGAATTGATCGGGAATGGCGCGATACCCATTCAGTTATTCCAAGAAGAGCAAAACGCCATCTTCACCCATCCGGACGAGACGCTTAACCGGATGTTCTTCAGTAATCTCGACGGTAACTTCTGGGTCAACGATCACATCCAAGTGTCCGCCAACGCCTACTATCGCTTCAACCAAACGCGCACCTTCAACGGGGACGATACGGATTTCGAGCGTTGCGACGATGACACGGATTTCATGTGTGAAGAAGACGAAGACGAAATCCTGGAAGATGTGTTTGGCAATCCGATTGCTTGGTCGCCAATGGTCGATTCCGCGACCAACAACTCCAGTAAAACCCGCCAGCGGGGATACGGCACCCAGCTGCAGACGGCCTTTTTATACGACCTGTTCGGGATGAAAAACCGTTTTGTGACGGGTTTCAGTTTCGACCAGGCTCAGACGCACTTCCAATCCGACACGGAACTGGCGCGCTTGACCAACAACCGGGGAACCGAGGGAAGCGGCATTAAGGAAATGGAATCCCGGGTGCGACTGGACGGGGAGGTGACCCATTTCGGCGGCTATTTCATCGAGCAGCTGAGCCCCATCGACGACCTGACTTTGTCGGTGTCGGGGCGTTATAACGCGACCCACATCGATTTGAGAGACAATTTCGGCACCGAACTGAACGGCAAGCATACCTTCAACCGCTTCAATCCATCTGCAGGGATTACTTATGATTTCATGCCGGAGGTTTCGGTGTACGGTCGTTACAGTGTCGGAACCCGGGCTCCCTCACCGATGGAATTGAGCTGCGCCGATCCGGAAGCGCCGTGTAAACTGCCCAACGCCTTCCTCGCCGATCCTCCGCTGGATCAAGTCGTGACCCGAAGCTGGGAAGCGGGCTTCAGGGGGACCTTTGACGAGATCTCTTTGGGCGACTCCGTAAGCACGCGTTTTCACTGGCACACCGGCTATTTCCTGACCAAAAACCACGATGATATTCTCTTTATCAGTGCCGGCGATCTGACCAGCGAAGGGTTTTTCAGCAACGTTGGAACGACCCGCCGGCAGGGGCTGGAAGCCAACCTGACCGGAGAGCTGGACAATCAACTGACGGGAATGTGGCTGCAGAAGCTGCGCTATGGATTCCATTACACTTATTTGGACGCCACGTTCCGCACGCCGTTCTCCGCGCCCAGCCCCAACAATCCCTCCGCCGTCGACGATCGGATTCAGGTCAGCCGAGGAGATCGGGTTCCGGGTGTGCCCGAGCATATGTTCAAATTCAACATGGATGTGGATATTCTGCCCCAGCTATCTCTCGGCTTGAGCGGCATTTATAACAGCAACCGCTATTTCCGGGGGGACGAGGCCAATTTGAACGATCCCGTACCCGGCTATTGGGTCTTCAATCTCAGGAGTGAATATCGTTTCAATCGCTACGTGCAGGTATTTCTCCGGGTCGACAACCTGTTCGACAAGCGTTACACCACGATGGGCTTGTATGGAGAACCCGACGAAGTGCTGGGAGACGACTACGAAGATGCGCGTTTCGTGGGCCCTGCCGCCCCGCGTGGAATCTGGGGCGGTATTCGCCTGCAAATTTAA
- a CDS encoding HesB/IscA family protein: MTGIRLTEAAARRIQNQLAHRGKGIGLRLGIKRAGCSGYAYLIDYADQVESDDMIFEDRGVKVVIRRDQLDYLDGLEVDFRREGLNEAFQFNNPKAKGTCGCGESFTV; the protein is encoded by the coding sequence ATGACAGGAATTCGTTTGACCGAGGCGGCGGCACGTCGCATCCAAAATCAGTTGGCCCACCGTGGTAAGGGGATCGGACTCAGGTTGGGCATCAAGCGGGCAGGGTGTTCCGGCTATGCCTATCTGATCGACTACGCCGACCAGGTGGAATCGGACGATATGATTTTCGAGGACCGTGGCGTCAAAGTGGTGATCCGGCGCGATCAGTTGGATTATCTGGATGGCTTGGAGGTGGATTTTCGCCGCGAAGGTCTCAACGAAGCGTTTCAGTTTAACAACCCCAAAGCCAAAGGCACCTGCGGTTGCGGGGAAAGTTTTACCGTTTAG